One region of Sulfurisphaera ohwakuensis genomic DNA includes:
- a CDS encoding DEAD/DEAH box helicase, with product MNEKIEQAIREMGFKNFTEVQSKTIPLMLQGKNVVVRAKTGSGKTAAYAIPILELGMKSLVITPTRELTRQVASHIRDIGRYMDTKVAEVYGGMPYKTQINRVKNADIVVATPGRLLDLWSKGVIDLSSFEIVIIDEADLMFEMGFIDDIKIILAQTSNRKITGLFSATIPEEIRKVVKDFITSYEEIEACIGLANVEHKFVHVKDDWRSKVQALRENKDKGVIVFVRTRNRVAKLVRLFDNAIELRGDLPQSIRNRNIDAFREGEYDMLITTDVASRGLDIPLVEKVINFDAPQDLRTYIHRIGRTGRMGRKGEAITFILNEYWLEKEIKKISQKA from the coding sequence ATGAATGAAAAAATAGAACAAGCAATTAGAGAAATGGGTTTCAAGAATTTTACAGAAGTTCAATCAAAAACAATTCCTTTGATGTTACAAGGAAAAAATGTGGTAGTGAGAGCAAAGACTGGAAGCGGGAAAACTGCAGCTTATGCTATACCAATTCTTGAGCTAGGAATGAAAAGTTTAGTGATAACACCTACAAGAGAACTAACAAGACAAGTGGCCTCTCACATCAGAGATATAGGAAGATATATGGATACTAAAGTTGCGGAAGTTTATGGCGGAATGCCATACAAAACACAAATTAATAGAGTTAAAAATGCTGATATTGTTGTAGCTACTCCCGGAAGGTTGCTTGACTTGTGGAGTAAGGGTGTCATTGATCTATCATCTTTTGAAATTGTGATAATTGATGAAGCTGACCTGATGTTTGAAATGGGTTTTATTGATGATATAAAGATAATCTTAGCTCAGACGAGCAACAGGAAGATTACCGGACTATTTTCAGCTACTATACCAGAGGAAATAAGAAAAGTAGTGAAAGATTTCATTACTAGCTATGAAGAAATAGAGGCTTGTATTGGATTGGCAAACGTAGAACATAAATTTGTTCACGTAAAGGACGATTGGAGAAGTAAAGTTCAAGCTCTAAGAGAGAATAAAGATAAAGGTGTTATAGTCTTCGTAAGAACAAGAAACAGAGTTGCAAAACTAGTTAGGTTATTTGATAACGCAATAGAATTAAGAGGAGATTTACCACAAAGTATCAGAAATAGAAATATTGATGCATTTAGAGAAGGAGAATATGATATGTTAATAACTACTGATGTAGCATCTAGGGGTTTAGATATTCCACTAGTAGAAAAAGTAATAAATTTTGATGCACCACAGGATTTAAGAACCTATATACACAGAATCGGAAGGACCGGAAGAATGGGAAGGAAAGGTGAGGCAATAACTTTTATATTAAATGAGTATTGGTTGGAGAAAGAGATTAAGAAAATTAGTCAGAAAGCATAA
- a CDS encoding lysine exporter LysO family protein has translation MYFLVLFILLYLVFILVGRFIKLPSIISDVVIVSLIFTISFWGGNEVSGSQILYILYTSLLTSIVVVTITYLLGLFLTVSSKSEWKKIDFKSQLKYILPLILGLLIGFFIKVKINFNEIIDYELYALVIVIGIQVGESLKLEILKRISGLAIVSILVDVFGAILSAILLSPFYPFKEILLTTLGSGWYSYTGPFLAKYYGPTIGVFAFLVNFLREQLTFLLIPLFFRVRASPIGAIAVGGATSMDVTLPLYVDLLGNEYAIGALINGLILTLLVPILLPLVEVL, from the coding sequence ATGTATTTTCTTGTTCTATTTATATTACTTTACCTTGTGTTTATCCTTGTAGGCAGATTTATTAAACTTCCTTCTATAATATCTGATGTTGTAATAGTTTCTTTAATATTTACGATTTCATTCTGGGGTGGCAATGAGGTCAGTGGATCTCAGATTTTATATATCTTATATACTTCATTGCTAACCTCTATTGTAGTAGTTACAATTACTTATTTACTAGGATTGTTCCTTACCGTTTCAAGTAAATCGGAATGGAAGAAGATTGATTTTAAATCGCAATTAAAGTATATATTACCCTTGATATTAGGTCTTCTTATAGGGTTCTTTATAAAGGTAAAGATAAATTTTAATGAGATAATTGATTACGAATTATATGCCTTAGTAATTGTTATAGGTATCCAAGTCGGTGAAAGTTTAAAGCTTGAGATACTAAAGAGAATTTCCGGATTAGCAATAGTTTCTATTTTAGTAGATGTTTTTGGAGCAATTCTTTCAGCAATTCTTCTCTCACCTTTCTATCCTTTTAAAGAGATTTTGCTTACTACTCTTGGATCTGGTTGGTATTCTTATACGGGACCATTTTTAGCAAAATATTATGGTCCAACAATCGGGGTTTTTGCTTTTCTAGTAAACTTTTTGAGAGAACAGTTAACTTTCCTTCTAATTCCATTATTCTTCAGAGTAAGAGCTTCTCCAATAGGGGCAATAGCTGTTGGCGGTGCTACAAGTATGGACGTTACCTTACCATTGTACGTTGATTTATTAGGTAACGAATATGCTATCGGAGCGTTGATAAATGGGTTAATATTAACGTTATTAGTACCCATATTATTACCCCTGGTGGAGGTCCTATAA
- a CDS encoding MFS transporter, with translation MMLKKIFIVFISSLSFFLSYFSRIAWSIVSVYSSLKPTVIEDGIIFSLFFIGYIIVQIPAGILSDYVSPKIIALLSLVGLAVSSFISGIASNIQEEYFGSILMGLSAGWIYPVTIKILSLSFSKQELPVAIGYYSLAWPLSIVLAGLILPWISINFGWRSSYYIISFISLITAFMFIFIRSRKGEQSKREIIVKDKNVIIISLAGFLFFLAYWIITLYAYKYFLFIGLNDYLAGIAYSLLALAGIPSTIIAGYIIRSLGVKITLSLFELFYGTLTFSLSFLTLPIYIMTISSIMGFVRFVITPANSTAVSLIGGNKAGSVTGFANFFWQSSGIIAPIVASFIILSMGYFSLWIISGLIIIISSLIYFSLLKI, from the coding sequence ATGATGCTAAAGAAGATTTTCATAGTATTTATTTCGTCTTTATCATTCTTCCTATCATATTTCTCAAGAATAGCATGGAGTATAGTATCAGTGTATTCTTCATTAAAACCAACAGTGATTGAGGACGGTATAATATTCTCGCTTTTCTTTATTGGTTATATTATAGTCCAAATACCAGCTGGAATTTTATCAGATTATGTTTCACCCAAAATTATAGCTCTTCTTAGCCTAGTAGGATTAGCAGTATCATCTTTTATTTCTGGTATAGCATCAAATATACAAGAGGAGTATTTCGGAAGTATTTTAATGGGATTATCAGCTGGATGGATATATCCAGTTACTATAAAGATTTTATCCCTAAGTTTTTCTAAGCAAGAACTGCCTGTTGCAATAGGTTATTATAGTTTAGCATGGCCACTATCTATAGTTCTTGCCGGGCTTATATTACCATGGATAAGTATTAATTTTGGTTGGAGATCTTCTTACTATATTATTTCGTTTATTTCTCTTATCACAGCCTTTATGTTTATCTTCATAAGAAGTAGAAAAGGAGAACAAAGTAAACGAGAAATAATTGTGAAGGACAAAAATGTAATTATTATAAGTTTAGCAGGTTTCCTATTCTTTTTAGCATATTGGATAATTACTTTGTATGCTTACAAGTACTTTTTGTTTATAGGTCTCAACGATTATTTGGCTGGTATTGCGTATTCTCTGCTTGCATTAGCTGGAATACCATCTACGATAATTGCAGGATATATTATAAGAAGTTTAGGGGTGAAGATCACACTTTCTCTTTTTGAGCTCTTTTACGGGACTTTAACCTTTTCTCTCTCTTTCCTTACTCTTCCAATTTATATAATGACCATATCAAGTATTATGGGGTTTGTTCGTTTTGTTATTACACCAGCTAACTCAACAGCCGTTTCGTTAATAGGTGGTAATAAGGCTGGTAGCGTAACAGGCTTTGCGAATTTCTTTTGGCAAAGTAGTGGAATTATAGCACCAATAGTAGCATCTTTTATAATCCTATCAATGGGTTATTTTTCTCTCTGGATAATAAGTGGTTTAATTATAATAATTTCATCGTTAATTTATTTTTCTCTTCTAAAAATTTAA
- a CDS encoding RNA-guided endonuclease InsQ/TnpB family protein gives MPNVGFRFRAYADDQTIRALKAQLRLACEMYNTLRWADIYFYQRDGKGLTQTELRQLALDLRKQDKEYQQLYSQVVQQIADRYYDARDRFFKGLAHFPKEKKPHKYYSLVYPQSGWKILESREIRTKSRKNKKKLVLLRLSNLGVFKVIVHRDFPFDKVKRVVVKLTRSERVYVSFIVEGVGFPQLPKTGKVVAIDVGIEKLLTTSDGFYFPNLRPYEKALEKIRKLHKVLSRKEFLSKNWFKAKVKLARAYEHLKNLRQDLYMKLGKWFAQHYDVVVMEDIDVKQLVEESERKLRMRLHDVAFHELKRILEYQLEKYGKKLLLINPAYTSKMCAKCGYVKKELTLTDRVFGCPKCGWVTDRDYNACLNILKRSGWEPSLVPVELHPLPVAKSYGQGGAMK, from the coding sequence ATGCCCAACGTAGGGTTCCGCTTTCGTGCATATGCTGACGATCAAACAATTAGGGCGTTAAAAGCCCAGTTGAGGTTAGCATGTGAGATGTACAACACCCTACGCTGGGCAGATATCTATTTCTACCAAAGGGACGGAAAGGGTCTTACACAAACGGAGTTAAGACAACTCGCTCTAGATCTAAGAAAGCAAGATAAGGAGTACCAACAACTCTACTCACAAGTAGTACAGCAAATTGCCGATCGTTATTACGATGCTAGGGATAGGTTCTTCAAAGGTCTAGCACACTTTCCTAAGGAGAAGAAACCCCATAAGTACTACTCTCTTGTTTACCCACAAAGTGGATGGAAAATACTTGAGAGCAGGGAAATAAGGACTAAGAGTAGGAAGAATAAGAAGAAGCTGGTGTTATTGAGGTTATCAAATCTCGGCGTGTTTAAGGTCATTGTTCATAGGGACTTCCCGTTTGACAAAGTAAAGAGGGTGGTAGTTAAACTAACACGTTCAGAGAGAGTATATGTCTCCTTCATAGTTGAAGGTGTTGGATTCCCTCAACTCCCAAAGACTGGTAAGGTAGTTGCAATAGATGTTGGGATAGAGAAACTCCTAACCACGAGTGATGGATTCTATTTCCCTAACTTGAGACCTTATGAGAAGGCACTTGAGAAGATAAGGAAACTCCACAAGGTTCTCTCGAGGAAAGAGTTCTTGTCGAAAAATTGGTTTAAAGCAAAAGTGAAGTTAGCTAGGGCTTATGAACACTTGAAGAACTTGAGACAAGACCTCTATATGAAGTTGGGTAAGTGGTTTGCACAACATTATGACGTTGTAGTAATGGAGGATATAGATGTTAAACAACTGGTGGAGGAGTCAGAAAGGAAGTTGAGGATGAGGTTGCACGATGTTGCATTCCATGAGTTGAAGAGAATACTAGAATATCAGTTGGAAAAATATGGAAAGAAACTGTTGTTAATAAATCCAGCATATACTTCAAAGATGTGTGCTAAATGCGGGTACGTAAAGAAGGAGTTAACTTTGACTGACCGTGTGTTCGGCTGTCCTAAGTGTGGTTGGGTTACTGATCGTGACTATAACGCTTGCTTAAACATATTGAAGAGATCGGGGTGGGAGCCATCCTTAGTGCCTGTGGAGCTCCACCCTCTACCCGTGGCGAAAAGCTACGGGCAAGGTGGGGCTATGAAGTAG
- a CDS encoding sodium:calcium antiporter, which produces MLQLIIIFIFLILSAELISRGTEKLEPFMGQGMAGGIIMGLLTALPETIFVIVASLRNQPYVALGSAIGGNVLLFTFGIGFLGIYFYLRWRKNLSINEDYSVEERFLIITTIALAIILFYGHLNVYTAIPLLGIYLYYAIYRVRKFAKEDRDIDEKEVLKAVIYLVIGAFILIIFSDPFVEELASLSKQLGVPTVWLALIISPLAGEIEETLSAIRLAHSYEAGGSLAIFDFVGSKIQNGTVLLGIIGLFSDISIMPGLNELIATLVVNVIAIMILMDKKLGVKESVVLLFLYFLIATMTLYL; this is translated from the coding sequence TTGCTTCAGCTAATCATAATCTTTATCTTTCTGATCCTATCAGCTGAATTAATTTCTAGGGGAACTGAAAAACTAGAACCATTTATGGGACAAGGAATGGCTGGAGGTATTATAATGGGTTTATTGACAGCCTTACCAGAGACAATCTTTGTTATCGTGGCTAGTCTAAGAAATCAACCTTATGTAGCTTTAGGTTCAGCTATTGGGGGGAACGTTTTGCTTTTCACATTTGGCATAGGTTTTCTTGGTATTTATTTCTATTTAAGATGGAGAAAAAATCTGAGTATTAATGAGGATTATTCTGTTGAAGAAAGATTCCTTATAATAACTACAATAGCTTTAGCAATCATACTCTTCTATGGTCATCTTAATGTGTATACTGCAATTCCTTTACTAGGAATTTACTTATATTATGCAATATATAGGGTTAGGAAATTTGCAAAAGAGGATAGAGATATAGATGAGAAAGAGGTTCTGAAAGCAGTTATTTATTTAGTTATAGGGGCGTTTATTCTCATCATATTTTCTGATCCTTTCGTGGAAGAATTAGCGTCTTTATCTAAACAACTAGGAGTTCCAACTGTTTGGTTAGCCCTTATTATTTCACCACTAGCTGGTGAAATAGAAGAAACACTCTCAGCAATAAGATTAGCACACTCATATGAAGCTGGAGGATCTTTAGCCATATTTGATTTTGTTGGCAGTAAAATACAAAATGGCACAGTACTTCTAGGAATAATAGGCTTGTTTTCTGATATATCGATAATGCCTGGATTAAATGAACTCATAGCTACGTTAGTTGTTAATGTAATAGCTATAATGATTCTTATGGATAAAAAATTAGGAGTTAAAGAAAGTGTAGTCTTGTTATTTCTTTATTTTTTAATAGCCACTATGACCTTATATTTATGA
- a CDS encoding YidH family protein gives MSASDHLANKRTFLAWVRTAIALMGFGFVIAKFQIFLHILAHQPLTSTTLLGGVIMIIMGIATLLYGFYEYIQQEKELELKQFSPRLTPMIIYTSLLTALAIALVVSLYLSTGI, from the coding sequence ATGAGTGCGAGTGATCATTTAGCAAACAAGAGGACATTTTTAGCATGGGTTAGAACAGCGATAGCCTTAATGGGTTTTGGTTTCGTAATTGCAAAGTTTCAAATTTTTCTTCACATCTTGGCACATCAACCCTTAACTTCAACAACTCTGTTAGGCGGTGTAATAATGATAATTATGGGAATAGCAACCTTGCTTTACGGTTTTTATGAATATATTCAGCAAGAAAAAGAGCTAGAACTAAAACAGTTCAGTCCTAGATTAACTCCAATGATTATTTACACATCTTTACTTACAGCATTAGCGATAGCTTTAGTAGTTAGCCTATACTTAAGTACTGGGATTTAA
- a CDS encoding translation elongation factor, giving the protein MLKGSIITVLSSDEKDALSLAEKLGKKTENQIYYRKIGDLVRSILVPSPQKILDQAEALSVSSFFYLRMPKITAVEGELALMAEASGIRGIVLPDDTETFNKVFKELSISSMVSEFKEEDVEVKDRGYVYIDRAFNVKGVGVVVLGFALTQVNVHDKLIALPMKKEVEVKSIQVLDEDQEGVLPGTRIGFALRNVKLEDIEGVTALIKPGIKLVNRVKYRKFKWSSEAQNVHMVAGGFKVMGSISGDEIILNGEIPETIERGIIINVNAKPKTPRVFGYTELNPST; this is encoded by the coding sequence ATGCTTAAGGGTTCAATAATCACAGTGCTTTCATCAGATGAAAAAGACGCCTTAAGTTTAGCTGAGAAACTGGGAAAGAAGACTGAAAACCAGATATACTATAGGAAAATTGGTGATTTAGTTAGGTCTATCTTAGTTCCTTCTCCACAAAAGATTCTTGATCAAGCTGAAGCTCTTTCCGTATCAAGTTTCTTCTACCTTAGAATGCCAAAGATTACGGCAGTAGAAGGTGAGTTAGCATTAATGGCGGAAGCCTCTGGAATTAGAGGAATAGTTTTACCAGATGACACTGAGACGTTTAACAAGGTATTTAAAGAACTTTCTATTTCCTCCATGGTCAGTGAATTTAAGGAAGAAGATGTTGAGGTAAAGGATAGAGGTTATGTATATATTGATAGGGCATTTAACGTGAAGGGAGTTGGTGTAGTAGTTTTAGGTTTTGCTTTAACTCAAGTAAATGTTCATGATAAGTTAATTGCTCTTCCGATGAAAAAAGAGGTTGAAGTAAAAAGTATTCAAGTACTTGATGAAGACCAAGAAGGTGTTTTGCCCGGTACAAGGATAGGATTTGCACTTAGAAATGTTAAATTAGAAGATATTGAAGGTGTAACTGCGTTAATAAAACCTGGGATTAAACTCGTTAATAGAGTAAAATACAGAAAGTTTAAATGGTCTTCTGAGGCACAAAACGTTCATATGGTAGCTGGAGGATTTAAAGTGATGGGTAGCATTTCCGGAGACGAAATTATTTTAAACGGAGAAATTCCAGAGACAATAGAAAGGGGAATAATAATCAACGTTAATGCAAAACCAAAAACTCCTAGAGTATTTGGATACACAGAATTAAATCCCAGTACTTAA
- a CDS encoding PQQ-binding-like beta-propeller repeat protein, with protein sequence MDAKILGVILLIVGLIIGIGVGYVIHQPVTTTKIEYKTVTPSSMINETTTTLTMKSPLTGVSEEVTETTYQNSTMKWYQYVYYNYGNCYLPWWTTVTYYPSNLPKDPINEGNWTVYAYQQDHESVININFPAENWSFEQMNALPLNAPFPAYKALGNRTAPVILTQLVGDAVGVTYFDGIIYVPSDANELYAINAYTGKLIWEATTANSVMSNPIVVNTSRGPIVYVSVGDAGFSASHSIFAVITGNYKNVVRGYSYGAVYAFNATNGQLLWVHFDDGNVMPTPAYIDGLLIYGDGSGHIIALNATTGQVVWRDYVGVSAFDSMSSTNYYVFPNGTTIAIMGFTLALPPYGELIAVNVQNGQIVWNFSLPKGFTPFNTGMGDVSPAVDEEKGIVVQSTIVNFNKTNRTVGFAVFALNATNGHLLWIEQLVRGYVPPAFKGGVPTIYNGVVYVGTPVANELFALNETNGKILWVAQIPNVQGPPNGAGGGRANPVYVNGYIIEPAGAYIDVYNASNGQLVKSYYVGGRFGIVNAVVVGSTVFVDNSYNWVFAIPLNELIS encoded by the coding sequence ATGGATGCAAAGATTTTAGGTGTAATATTACTTATTGTAGGGTTAATTATAGGAATAGGAGTAGGATATGTCATCCATCAACCTGTAACAACGACAAAAATAGAATATAAAACTGTAACTCCTTCTAGTATGATTAATGAAACAACTACAACACTCACTATGAAATCGCCTTTAACTGGGGTGAGTGAAGAAGTAACTGAAACTACTTATCAAAATTCAACTATGAAATGGTATCAGTACGTTTATTATAATTATGGTAATTGCTATTTACCATGGTGGACAACAGTAACTTACTATCCGTCCAACTTACCAAAAGATCCTATAAATGAAGGAAATTGGACAGTTTATGCTTATCAGCAAGATCATGAATCAGTAATAAACATTAACTTCCCAGCAGAAAATTGGTCTTTCGAGCAAATGAATGCATTACCACTGAATGCACCGTTCCCAGCATATAAAGCACTAGGAAATAGGACCGCTCCAGTTATTTTAACGCAATTAGTCGGAGATGCTGTTGGTGTAACGTATTTTGATGGTATAATTTATGTTCCATCAGATGCAAATGAACTTTATGCAATAAATGCATATACTGGAAAACTCATATGGGAGGCAACAACAGCAAATTCAGTTATGAGTAATCCAATTGTAGTAAATACTTCAAGGGGACCAATAGTTTATGTTTCAGTAGGTGATGCTGGTTTCTCAGCTTCTCATAGTATTTTTGCTGTTATTACTGGAAATTATAAGAATGTAGTAAGAGGTTATAGTTATGGTGCAGTTTATGCTTTTAATGCAACTAATGGTCAGTTATTATGGGTACATTTTGATGATGGCAACGTAATGCCAACACCAGCGTATATTGATGGATTACTAATCTATGGTGACGGCTCTGGTCACATTATAGCTTTAAACGCAACTACCGGACAAGTAGTATGGAGAGATTATGTAGGAGTTTCTGCATTTGACTCTATGAGTTCAACTAATTATTATGTATTTCCAAACGGGACAACAATAGCAATAATGGGCTTCACTTTAGCTTTACCACCCTATGGCGAGTTGATTGCTGTTAATGTTCAAAATGGTCAAATAGTTTGGAACTTCAGCTTGCCTAAAGGATTTACACCGTTTAACACCGGTATGGGTGATGTATCTCCAGCTGTAGATGAAGAGAAAGGAATTGTTGTACAAAGTACTATTGTTAACTTTAATAAAACAAACAGAACAGTAGGATTTGCAGTATTTGCATTAAACGCGACTAATGGTCACTTATTGTGGATAGAACAATTAGTAAGGGGTTACGTACCACCCGCATTCAAAGGAGGAGTTCCAACGATTTATAATGGGGTAGTATACGTAGGAACACCAGTTGCAAATGAGTTATTTGCACTAAATGAAACTAACGGTAAGATACTATGGGTTGCTCAAATTCCTAATGTTCAAGGTCCGCCAAATGGTGCTGGTGGTGGTAGAGCTAACCCGGTATATGTCAATGGTTATATTATTGAGCCTGCAGGTGCATATATAGACGTTTATAATGCCTCTAATGGTCAACTAGTAAAAAGTTATTATGTAGGTGGAAGATTTGGAATAGTTAATGCAGTAGTTGTCGGGAGTACAGTGTTTGTGGACAATAGCTATAACTGGGTATTCGCGATTCCGCTTAATGAATTAATTTCCTAA
- a CDS encoding ABC transporter ATP-binding protein — MHAIEVYNVYKSYNNKPVLRNITFTVPQSSITGFIGPNGSGKTTTIKILSGLIRKDKGVIRVLEEDPWDNPKLKRKVSVIFTKLPYPPNDTVEEYLSDLNSIFKGDLSKLIKEFNLSEHLKKKISQLSSGQAQKIQLIAALLKNPELIIADEPTANLDPQARLEFYELVRFMVKEYNVTFFISSHILSELEKVITHIVFINNGVITATGEINDIEAKISSNEILILVREKEKALKILAKYNPTLDGAYIKVKGNLREIVDLLDDGKIEILSIRKASLDDVFRKLSGV, encoded by the coding sequence GTGCATGCTATCGAAGTATATAACGTTTATAAAAGTTACAACAATAAACCTGTTTTACGAAACATCACATTTACTGTTCCTCAAAGCTCTATAACTGGATTTATTGGTCCCAACGGCTCTGGAAAAACTACTACGATAAAGATCTTATCTGGATTAATTAGAAAAGATAAAGGAGTTATTAGGGTTCTTGAAGAAGATCCGTGGGATAATCCTAAGTTAAAAAGAAAAGTATCGGTTATTTTTACAAAATTACCTTATCCTCCTAATGATACCGTAGAAGAGTACTTGAGTGACCTAAACTCTATATTTAAGGGAGATTTAAGTAAACTTATAAAGGAGTTTAATTTAAGCGAACATTTAAAGAAAAAGATTTCTCAACTTTCTTCTGGTCAAGCGCAAAAGATTCAGTTAATTGCGGCTCTATTAAAAAATCCAGAGTTAATTATTGCTGATGAACCTACAGCTAATTTAGATCCACAAGCTAGATTAGAATTCTATGAGTTAGTAAGGTTTATGGTTAAGGAGTATAATGTAACTTTCTTTATTTCATCTCATATACTTTCTGAATTAGAGAAAGTAATTACACATATTGTATTTATCAATAATGGAGTAATAACGGCTACAGGAGAGATAAACGATATTGAAGCAAAAATTTCCTCTAACGAGATCTTGATACTAGTAAGGGAGAAAGAGAAAGCTTTAAAAATTCTGGCAAAGTATAACCCGACTCTTGATGGAGCTTATATAAAAGTAAAAGGAAACTTGAGGGAAATAGTGGATTTATTAGATGATGGAAAAATAGAAATTTTAAGTATAAGAAAAGCGAGTCTTGATGATGTTTTTAGAAAGCTAAGTGGTGTTTAA